The genomic interval CGGTCCGTCAGGGCCAACGTCTGGGGGTAGGTCAGCTCCTCGCACATCTTCTCGATGCCGCGGTGGATGTAGCCGCAGTGGGCGTCGAGTTTGCGGATGATCTCGCCTTCGAGCGAGACGCGGAAGCGCAGCACACCGTGCGTCGCCGGGTGCTGGGGGCCGATGTTGATGACGTACTCCTCTTCGTCGAAGAGGACGTTGCGCTGGCGGATGATGCTGCCGTCGGGCATCAGCTCGAACGACGCCGTGCTGTCCCGGGCCACCTCGTTGCTCATGCGCAGGGGGTTCTGCGACGGATCATAGTCCTTGCGCAGGGGGTAACCCACCCAGTCGTCGCGCAGGAACAGACGCCGCATGTCGGGGTGGTTCAGGAAGCGGATCCCGAAATAGTCGAACGCCTCGCGTTCGTTCAGTTCGGCGGTCTTCCAGAGGTCGCAGACCGACGCCAGCACCGGATTCTCCCGGTCCGGGGTCACGGTCCGCAGGACGACGTTCTCGCCCGTGGCGGTCGATTCGAGGTGGTAGACCACGCCGAAGCCCTCCTCGCCCCAGTCCATGCCGGTGAGGCTGCGCAGGAAGTCGAAACCCTCGGCACGGAGCCGCACGGCCAGATCGCGGAACCGATCCGCCGGAACGGTGAACCATCCGTCGCCGCTCTCCGACCACACGGCCGCGGGTTCCCACGCCGTGATCTTCTCTTTCAGATTATTGTTCATGGTTCGCATCTTTTTCCACATTCAGTTCATTCTTTTCGGCCATCAGGTCACGGCGCATCAGCTCCTCATACTCCTTGCGGTCGATCTGGCGGTTCACGTCGCCGAAGAAGCGCTGCACCTTGACCTTGCGCTGCAGCTGCATCAGGCCGTAGAGCATCGCCTCGGGGCGCGGCGGGCAACCCGGGATATAAACGTCGACGGGCAGGATCTTGTCCACGCCGTTGACCACATGGTACGACTTCTTGAACGGGCCGCCGCTGATGGCGCAGCCGCCCGTGGCGATGACGTACTTCGGATCGGCCATCTGGTCGTAGAGGCGTTTCAGCACCGGGGCCATCTTGTGCGTGATGGTCCCGGCCACCATGATGAAGTCGGCCTGACGCGGGGAGGCCCGGGCCACTTCAAACCCAAACCGGGCAAAATCGTAGCGCGCGGCGCCCACAGCCATGAACTCGATGCCGCAGCAGCTCGTCGCAAAGGTCAGCGGCCAGAGGCTGTTGCTGCGGCCCCACTCGACCACCTCGTCGAGGCACCCCATGACGACGTTCGTGCCGTTCTCGCGCAACTCGCGGACCATCGACTCGATGTACTCGTTGTCGTTGAAGTCCTCGAACTTCATCGACTTGATGCGGGGATTCCTTACTTCCATTCCAAAGCTCCTTTCCGCCAGGCATAAGCCAGGCCCAAAACCAAAACGATCAGAAAAAACAGGATGCTCACCAGTCCATAGACCCCGAGATCCTGCACGACGACGGCCCACGAGAAGAGGAACACCGTCTCGACGTCGAACATCAGGAAGAGGATGGCGAAAAGGTAGTACCCCACCTTGAACTGCATCCACGAGCGTCCGCGCGTCGGGATTCCGCACTCGTAGGCTTCACCCTTCTGGGGGTTGTACGAACGCGGCGAGATCGCGCGGGCGATACCCAGCGCAACAGCAACCAGCGCAATGGCCGTAAGGATGACGACCACCAATAACGTGAAATACATATATGTCCTTGAATTTAGGGATTCGACAACGCTCCGGCCGGGCCTGCAAAGCCCCATGGCCGCAAAAAAACGGACCCGCGACACACGCTGCTCCCGACAGCACGGGCCCTTGGTCCGCCGCAGGCTAAATCAGGATGTGCTCCAGGGAGAAGACGTAGTAATCCACCGCTCCGGGGTGCAATGCGTCGAAAGGCGTCCGGGCTGCAATCCGGACTTCGAAGACGGCATCCACGGCGGCGCGCACGG from uncultured Alistipes sp. carries:
- a CDS encoding NADH-quinone oxidoreductase subunit A; amino-acid sequence: MYFTLLVVVILTAIALVAVALGIARAISPRSYNPQKGEAYECGIPTRGRSWMQFKVGYYLFAILFLMFDVETVFLFSWAVVVQDLGVYGLVSILFFLIVLVLGLAYAWRKGALEWK
- a CDS encoding NADH-quinone oxidoreductase subunit B, whose translation is MEVRNPRIKSMKFEDFNDNEYIESMVRELRENGTNVVMGCLDEVVEWGRSNSLWPLTFATSCCGIEFMAVGAARYDFARFGFEVARASPRQADFIMVAGTITHKMAPVLKRLYDQMADPKYVIATGGCAISGGPFKKSYHVVNGVDKILPVDVYIPGCPPRPEAMLYGLMQLQRKVKVQRFFGDVNRQIDRKEYEELMRRDLMAEKNELNVEKDANHEQ